A stretch of the Nitrospiria bacterium genome encodes the following:
- a CDS encoding response regulator produces MTNLSVLVAITDLFFLSKIRTALESQGCTIRVATKSEQILKEALAQKPSLIVLDLGLPALDPVRLVEELRGNPELHTLPVLGYTNHTQVPYWEEKLNDKTTKVVPNSYISSNITRIISLANQLFNTQVFPEDTQS; encoded by the coding sequence ATGACGAACCTGAGCGTCCTTGTCGCGATCACCGACCTCTTTTTCTTGTCCAAGATCCGAACGGCCCTGGAAAGCCAGGGCTGCACGATTCGAGTTGCCACAAAATCGGAGCAGATCCTGAAGGAAGCCCTTGCCCAAAAGCCCTCATTGATCGTTTTAGACCTCGGCCTGCCCGCCCTCGATCCCGTCCGCCTCGTCGAAGAACTCCGTGGCAATCCCGAGCTCCACACGCTTCCGGTGCTTGGGTATACGAACCATACGCAGGTTCCATATTGGGAAGAAAAATTGAATGACAAAACAACAAAAGTGGTTCCAAATTCCTATATATCGTCAAATATTACCAGAATTATATCTTTGGCAAACCAGCTCTTTAATACTCAAGTATTTCCAGAAGATACACAATCCTGA
- a CDS encoding tetratricopeptide repeat protein, with protein sequence MPEEREKERKQAAELFKKAYEFQMSGALEEACEHYKKSIAIYPTAEAYTFLGWTYSFMGRYDDAIQECHKAIEVDPDFGNPYNDIGAYLIEKGQLDEAIPWLEKAAKAPRYESYCFPHHNLGRVWEKKGEWYRAMEEYQKALKANPDYVLAAKALGRIKGMLN encoded by the coding sequence ATGCCCGAGGAACGGGAAAAAGAACGGAAACAAGCGGCCGAGCTGTTTAAAAAAGCCTATGAGTTCCAGATGAGCGGGGCGCTGGAAGAGGCCTGCGAACATTATAAGAAGTCCATCGCGATCTATCCCACGGCCGAGGCCTACACCTTTCTGGGGTGGACCTACAGTTTCATGGGACGCTATGACGACGCCATACAGGAATGCCACAAGGCGATCGAGGTCGACCCGGATTTCGGGAATCCCTATAACGATATCGGGGCTTACCTGATCGAAAAAGGGCAATTGGATGAAGCGATTCCCTGGCTTGAAAAGGCGGCGAAGGCCCCCCGCTACGAGAGCTACTGTTTTCCCCATCACAATCTCGGGCGCGTCTGGGAAAAGAAGGGGGAATGGTACCGGGCGATGGAGGAATATCAGAAGGCGCTGAAGGCCAATCCGGATTATGTGCTGGCCGCGAAAGCGTTGGGCCGGATCAAAGGTATGTTAAACTAA
- a CDS encoding MTH1187 family thiamine-binding protein gives MVLLEFSMSPLGKGESVGKYVARSLDIIDRSGIAYRLNPMGTVIEGDWDRVFGVVKRCFETMRKDCNRISVSIKVDYRKGHRGRLSSKMASVEKRLERKLKT, from the coding sequence ATGGTCTTGTTGGAGTTCAGCATGTCCCCGCTGGGTAAAGGAGAGAGCGTCGGGAAATACGTCGCCCGTTCCCTGGATATCATCGATCGATCCGGCATTGCGTACCGCCTCAACCCGATGGGAACGGTGATCGAGGGAGACTGGGATAGGGTCTTCGGTGTCGTGAAACGATGTTTTGAGACCATGAGAAAAGACTGCAACCGTATCTCGGTCAGCATCAAGGTCGACTACCGGAAGGGCCACCGCGGCCGGCTAAGCAGCAAGATGGCCAGCGTCGAAAAGCGCTTGGAACGGAAATTGAAAACATAG